The Silene latifolia isolate original U9 population chromosome 4, ASM4854445v1, whole genome shotgun sequence region TTAATCCAAAACGAAAGATTACTAGGATTTTGGCGCCATTGAAATGTGTATGTGGATTGTTCCTATGATTCCGAAAGCAATTTTGGGGCTTATTTTTTGCGCCAATATTACACTGTAATCTCAGTATTCTTGAGGCTAAATTGGTATCACTTCATAATTAAATGCTTCTTGTGCTACGCAGTTGATGGTCTTGTGAAATGTGAGAAATGGATCCGGGATGATGATAGCCATGCTGAAGAATCTAGGTCAACATGGTGGTTGAGTCGTTTATTGAGTAGACCAAAGAAGGTGACAATGGACTGGCCTTTTCCATTTGCTGAGGATAAGCTGTTCGTTATGACCCTTAGTGCTGGTTTGGAAGGTTATCATGTCAATGTAGATGGGAGGCATGTCACGTCCTTTGCTTATCGCACTGTGAGTGGCATTTAGAACCTGTTAGAAATTCTGGTACTTCTTGAGTTCTTGTGATGATGTTTTCCCAATGTTTGCAGGGCTTTTCTCTTGAAGATGCAACTGGATTAACCTTGGATGGTGACATTGATTTGCATTCTGTATTTGCTGCTTCTTTGCCATCATCGCATCCTAATTTTTCTCCACAGAGACATCTTGAGATGTCTAGAAGGTGGCAAGCTCCAGCTCTTCCCAATGATACTGTGGAGCTCTTCATTGGCATTCTTTCTGCTGGAAACCATTTTGCCGAGAGAATGGCCGTGAGGAAGTCTTGGATGCAGCACAGGCTTATAAAAAATTCTAAAGTGGTGGCTCGTTTCTTTGTTGCATTGGTTAGTGACACACCATTTTCATGCATCTATAATTAGTAATGTCACTTCGGTTGTCTGCTCTTTTATGCTAACACAACACATTTTTTTTCTTCCCTCAGCATACTAGAAATGAAGTAAATGTGGAGTTAAAGAAAGAGGCAGATTTTTTTGGTGACATCGTAGTAGTCCCTTACATGGATAACTACGACCTTGTTGTTGTGAAGACTGTGGCTATTTGTGAATATGGGGTAAGGCATTATGTTTGAATACGCATCTTATTCTTTTCTGTACTCCAGACAAATAGAATTTCTGATAATCTTCTTTTGACAACAGGTTCGCACAGTGGCGGCCAAGTATGTCATGAAGTGTGATGATGACACTTTTGTACGTGTTGATGCAATCTTAAGAGAAGCGAATAAAGTTCCTGACAATAAGAGTTTGTATGTGGGGAATATCAACTACTATCACAAGCCTTTGCGCCATGGTAAATGGGCTGTTACATATGAGGTATGTCTTGTACCATGCAActgcgctttttttttttttttttttttttcagttttgtcTTCTTGGAGCACCTATGAAAGTTGGTGCTTTGCATTCCCTTGGTCCATCTTCAGTTTTTGTGCTATGAAACTTCAGGTGTAGTCTGGCACTCTGGCTATATCCCTACTGTTGGCTTAAGGCCGATACCATAACATACTTGTAGGATTTTTGGATAACACTAGTGGGAAAAAGTACACCAATTCCTTCTCCCGTCTCCTCGTAATTCCTATTATTGTCACTTCGTCACCAAACAATGGCAAAAAAAAATTCACTCATTACTTTTGTTGCTTTCACTCTTGTTTATGAAGAGATTTGGAAGGAAATGAGCGGAACGATTTCCCTTTTTTGAATAGCAAGTTGAGTTGGTGGTAAATGGAAATTTTGAGTAGGAAAAATAGTACCCCCTTCCTCCATCTCCCCTCCCTTCATATCCTTCTACTATCCCCATCCAAACAATCCGTCAGTTTTAATGCTTCCTTGTTTCGGAAGAAAACCCACTGTTACAAATTTGTCTatggtttttgttatttgttttttttctccACTGTTCTCATTTGTTTGGAGCATGAAATTTCAGTGTAAGTATGTGTACTAGATTAAGTAACTCTGCAATTGCTACGATTGGAAATGAGTACTACACTTCAATAATTGGGTTATACTGCTTTTTGTGGTGTAGGACTCTTGCTGACTATATTCATTGTGCATCTTGCATTTCTTTTATGTACTGATATATTTATGATATATTTATGACTGGTGTTATTACTCTGTCTAATGATTCGGTGTTCACTTGGTAGTGTAGCTCGTAAGGTCCTTGACGTCCTTGTGTCTATTCaatgatttcagtgtttgaccCAAATTGTTAAGTGCACTGTTTGGTGTATGGCTGTTTGCTCCGCTATTTTGAATTGTAATAATTTGAGATAATAGTTCACTATCTCACCTTTCGTCCCCATTTCTAATTCAGGAGTGGCCAGAGGAAGACTATCCACCTTATGCAAATGGGCCAGGTTACATTTTGTCATCAGATATTGCCAACTTCATTGTCTCCGAGTTTGAGAAGCATAAATTAAGGGTAAGCTTCGACTCCTAACTCGTAAACGCCCCTcccccacaaaaaaaaaaaaaaaaaaaaacaaagcatCATGTATATCTCCATGCGTCTAGCTTGCCATGACTCAATTTGTGAGATATGCGGACCCTGTCTTGATTTCAGGACATATCTTCGAAACAAAATTGTATGAAATATTTAGTTTTTGAAGTGAAATAGAGAGAGATTGTTTGAGATATAAAGCTTATACTCGTTGAAGTTAGATAGGTCATGAAATCTTCGATTATAATCATTACATTTTTGTATTGTGCAGCTGTTCAAGATGGAAGACGTGAGTATGGGAATGTGGGTAGAGCGTTTCAACAGCTCGAGGGCCGTGGAATATGTACACAGCCTGAAATATTGTCAGTTTGGTTGTATAGAAGACTATTACACGGCTCATTATCAATCTCCCAAGCAAATGATATGTCTATGGAACAAATTGCAACAAGTAGGTCGCGCTGTTTGCTGTAATATGAGATGATAGTTTGTGGATTCCTTGAGGTTTCCCTCGTTGCAGATCGAATAGATTAGCAATTTTGAAGCCGATTTAGACGTCTTCTTGTAAATCCTGCAAGGCTCTATTTAGGTTCTTATCTGGAGCTGCCATAGATCAGTCGCCATTCCCAAATTCAGTTCATTGTTCCAATTCACCCTACTTGTGTGGGGTTTCTCCTTTCCTCTGATCTCTTTACTGAATTTGCGAGCTGGGCGACTTGTTGAAATGATGAGAAATTAGCAGCTTGGTGAACGTCTTGGTTCAAGGCTGTGTTGTAATTTAATGTAGAAAACGAGTAAATGGAAATGAAATTCTCAAGTTTCATGCAATTGGTCCTCTTGTTACATTTTCTTGCTCATTGCATGTGGAAGCTCATATGCTCAAACAATCACCATGAGTTTTgatatttttcctttttttttttcgacaatAGCTCAAATTGAAACGTGACGCTCAAGTATGACGGTGTTTTGACCCTTTTTTGAAGTAAATGTGCCATTTTCATTTTGATTAGTTTCAAACCAGGTTACAAGTCNNNNNNNNNNNNNNNNNNNNNNNNNNNNNNNNNNNNNNNNNNNNNNNNNNNNNNNNNNNNNNNNNNNNNNNNNNNNNNNNNNNNNNNNNNNNNNNNNNNNNNNNNNNNNNNNNNNNNNNNNNNNNNNNNNNNNNNNNNNNNNNNNNNNNNNNNNNNNNNNNNNNNNNNNNNNNNNNNNNNNNNNNNNNNNNNNNNNNNNNNNNNNNNNNNNNNNNNNNNNNNNNNNNNNNNNNNNNNNNNNNNNNNNNNNNNNNNNNNNNNNNNNNNNNNNNNNNNNNNNNNNNNNNNNNNNNNNNNNNNNNNNNNNNNNNNNNNNNNNNNNNNNNNNNNNNNNNNNNNNNNNNNNNNNNNNNNNNNNNNNNNNNNNNNNNNNNNNNNNNNNNNNNNNNNNNNNNNNNNNNNNNNNNNNNNNNNNNNNNNNNNNNNNNNNNNNNNNNNNNNNNNNNNNNNNNNNNNNNNNNNNNNNNNNNNNNNNNNNNNNNNNNNNNNNNNNNNNNNGTTTATTTATGCTATGTAGTTTCATTTCCTCTTGTATATTTTTAATAAATGCTTTCTAGTTTAGGATAGTCTTAGTTAAgcttttctttccataaataggtatatcgctattctacactagTTTTGTAATTTCAATGTCTCCTGCTACcgggatgtaaatatcaaatttccctctttagggagtactagtcaaTCAAAAATCTACTTCCTACCCAAGTTGCCTTCTTATTGTTTGTTGTTACTTTCTTGTGAACGACTCTTGCCTTCACTTCACTAACAAGCCCGTGTGTGTCGATCGAGACTAGGATTCCGACACCCacaacccgagaccgattacgaatgcactagtgcttgacgctctcgcttGCATTCTTGTCGAGTGTTTAGACAAGGGTGCGCGTCACGCCCCGACTCAAAGTTTCGGACCGTGACATCTGTTGTATACGATGGCATCAAAGGCGGTAGATCCGAGTGGGAACAAAAGTGACACTAAGGCCAGAGTGGCGGCTTTAGAGAGATTGATGGACGAGAAAATTTCATCCTTGGAGGCTCTCATTGTGAGTTTGGAGAGTACTCACCAAGTAGTTGATGAGACGGTAAAGGGGCATGATGTCCGCTTCGAGGACGTAGACGAGTCCATAAAGAGGCACGAGAGCCGCCTTGTGGCCGTCGAAGAGGCGATTCCGAAAGAGTATAACTCGGATGTGGGTTATCTTTATGAAAAAGTCGAGCAACTCGAGAACATGTGCAATACCTTGATGAAAATGGCCGCGGACGGGAGTTTTGGTGGAACTCCTAAGGTGAAGCCGCCTACACCCCTCAAGTATAGTGGGGCGAGAGATTCGAAAGAAGTCGATAACTTCATCTTCGACATGGAACAATACTTCCGAGTGATGGTGGCGCTCGAAACATGCCGAGATCGAGGCAGGGACCATTAGGCTAGAGTCATGGGACGATTTCAAGCGACTCTTCAAGGAGCAATTCTACCCGGAGAACACCGATTTCCTAGTTCGAAGGAAATTAAAAAACTTCAAACATACAGGCTCGATTCGTGATTATGTAAAAGCGTATTCGGCTTGTATGTTGGAGATGACGGACATGACCGAGAAGGATCGGGTGTTTCAGTTTATTGATGGCTTCAAGGAGTGGGCTCAGCGAGAAATCATGCGACAATGACCTGACAGCGACTGCGACTGAAAGGCTAGTTGACTATTACACGGAGCGCGAAACCTTCCAGAAGAAGGGATTCGCTGCAACGGGCGAAAGCAACCAAAGGTTTGGAGGGACGACTTCAAAAGCAAGACCTCTCTCTACGGGTAATGGTCGGTTCCGTCCCGGAGGTGATAATAGGAGATGGGGTCCGGCGAAACCTCTTCTAAGGGTAGTAATTCTGAAGCGTCAACTGCTAGGAAGAAGCCGTTCGCGTGCTTCCTTTGTAAAGGACCGCACTGAATGTCCGAGTGCCCTCACCGGGGGAGTTCAACACCCTCAAGAAGAATTTGTCCAAAATGTCAGTAGAACAGAATCCCGAGGGGATAGAACAGGATACAGAGGGGTGCGATGATGATGAGGTCAGTgagtaaggagaaatggttcgaaTGGGAGCAGTCCACATGATGTGCTCAATGGGCAAGGGCGCTGAACGCTCAGAGACCAAGTCCACGGAACTGATGTACGTGGAGATAAGCGTCAATGGGAAGGCTACTCGAGCTATGATAGATACAGGCGCCTCCCATAATTTCGTCACCCCCGACGAAGCGAAGAGACTCGGAACGGAATGAAGTTGAACCGAGAAGGAGGAAGCATGAAAGCTGTCAATTCCAAGGCCTTGCCGATTGAGGGTGTGGCTAGAGAAGTGGTGATCAAGATGGGCGAATGGACGGTGAAGCTCGTCCCTATGGATGACTTCAAGATCGTCCTCGGCATGGATTTTCTGAAGCAAACCCCGACCTTTCTGGCGCCCCACAATGGGTCTTTAATAATGATGGGATCAAAACCAAGTCTTGTGAAAGCTGTTGAAGTTGACCGAAAGCAAAAGGGGCCACTCCTCTCAGAATGCAATGCGGTTGAAGAGGGACTTCAAAAGGAGAGCCTACATACTTGTGGTACCGTGTCCATGAAAGAAGACACCCTTGTCAACGTGGAACCACAAGTAGAGAAGGTCTTAGAAGACAATAAGGACTTGATGCCCGATCGATTACCCTGAGTCCGCCACCCCGACGTTCGGTAGACCATCAAATCAATTACTCCCGGCACAAGACCTCCCGCTCGAGGGCCATATCGGATGGCGCCTCCCGAACTAACGGAACTACGAAGACAACAGACGATCCGATTCGATCCGGTCGATACGACCTTCCAAAGCTCCCTATGGAGCCCCGTGCCCTTCCGGAAAAACAGACGGTAGTCCGAGATGTGTATCGACTACCGCTACTCGAACAAGTCGACGATGAGGAACCGCTACCCATCCCATTGGTAGCggatttgttcgatcaattaCAAGGCGCTGTATACTTCACCAAGCTCGAACCTGACGATCTGGTTATCATGAACTTCGAATTGCCGAAGGAGATGAGCCGAAAACTGCTTATGTGACGAGGTATGGGTCTTTCGAATGGTTGGTCATGCCCTTTGGCTTGACGAACGCACCTGCAACGTTTTGTACGTTGATGAACCATGTTTTCCACGAGTACTTAGACAAATTCGTGGTGGTATAACGATATCGTTGTATATAGTCGTTCATTGGCTGAACACGTAAAACACTTGGAGTTGGTGTTCGCGAAGCTACGAGAGAACCACCACCTATTCGTGAAAAGAGAAAAATGTGAATTTGTCCAACCCGAAGTGAATTTCCTTGGTCACATAGTGGGCAAAGGCAAACTGAAGATGGATCCGAAGAAGATTGCCGCTATCAAGGAGTAGGGAACCCAAGAAGTGTGTCTGAGCTCCGCTCTTTCTTGGGGCTCGCAAACTACTATCGAATATTCATCCGAGCGTACTCGAAAATTGCTGCCCCGCTCACCGACTTGCTGAAGAAGGATAATAAGTGGGAGTGGTCTATCGACAAGAAGAGGGCCTTTGAGAAGCTCAAGGAAGCGGTGGTACAGGAGCCGGTCTTGGCGTTGCCGGATATCATGTAGCCTTTTGAAGTTGAGACGGATGCATCTGATTACGCCCTCGGGGGGTGCTACTCCAAGAGGGTAGAGAAGGAACTCCTAGCTATTGTTCATTGCTTGCGGGGATGGAGGCACTATCTCTTGGGATCGAAGTTCATTGTCAAGACTGACAATATCGCAGCATCTCACTTCTTGACTTCTTGACTCAGCTGAACAACCGACAAGCTAGATGGCAAGAATTGTTGGCAGAGTTCGATGTGGAATTCGCTTACACACCAGGAGCCGCGAACAGCCGAAGATGTGATTTGGCCACATTGCACACGATTGCTTATTTGTCTACCACCACAGTGGCTACCGATATTCAGGCTAAGGTGAAAGAGCACCTCGACCAGGACCAGGACTCGGTGGCAAGGAATCTGAAACAATTAGCCATCGAAGGGAAGACTCACAAATTTTGGATGGAGGATGACCTCTTGTTCACAAAGGGACATCGGATCTTCGTTCCAAAAGCAGCAGGGCTGCAAAAGATTCTATTGCAAGAGTGCCACGATACATTGTGGGCAGGTCATCCGGGATGGCAGAGAACCTTATGCCTACCGAAGAGAAGCTACTACTGGCCGCAGATGAAGGATGATGTGATGGAGTACGAAAGACTGCGATATGCCAAAGACAAGGGAGAGAAAAAAGCGAGAAAAAAACCGGGGGGCTACTAAATCCTTTACCGGTACCAACTCGTCCATGGGAAAGTATCTCGATGGACTTCATCAGTGTGATCCTTGTCATTGTGGATCGCTTCTCAAAGTATGCCACATTCATTCCCCTTCCGAAGACGTGGAGTGCTGAAGAGACGGCCACGATGTTCTTCAAGAATGTTGTGAAATATTGGGGACTACCTCAAAGTATAGTCAGTGATCGCGACTCTCGCTTCACGAGACTATTTTGGGGAGAGTTGTTCCAGCTCCTGGGCTCTAAACTTCGGATGTCCTCAAGTTACCATCCTCAAACAGATGGCCAGACGGAAAGATTCAATAGCATGTTGGAAGAGTACTTGAGACATTTTGTGGGAGCAACCCAGATGGAGTGGGTGCGCCTCCTAGATGTTGCCCAATTCTGTTTTAATGTTCAAACGAGCTCCTCTTCTAACAAGAGCCCGTTTGAGCTTGTCACAAGTCAACAACCGTTATTACCTCCCACAGTTGCAGATTTTTACGGTGGCCGAACGAAGAAAGCTCACGAGTTTGCTAAAGAATGGAATTGGAGAAGGCGTCCCGCCGCATGAAGAAGTGGGCAGATGAGAACCGGAGGCCAAGAGAGTTCAAGGTAGGCGACATGGTCATGGTGAAGTTGAATAAGGAGCAGATGAGATTTCTTAGGGGAAGAGACAAGCCGGTGCGAAAGTATGAAGGCCTCATCCAAGTGATCAAGCGGATTGGGCAAGTTGCTTACAAGCTTGACCGCCCTGCCTGGGTGACGTGTCACCCGGTCTTCCATGTGAGCTGCTTGAAGCCGTACCATCCAGATCCTGAAGATTCAACCCGCAACAAGAGCAAGCGCGCCAACATCCGTTCCAATCAACTTCCAGCAACATCAGCCGACTAAGCCGGCTAATCCAGGCTTGAAGACTTGAAGAGTTCCAGCGTTGTCGAGgacggcaacagattaggtgggggagagtgtgacgatccgcacacttcgaacccttaggTTTATTTATGCTATGTAGTTTCATTTCCTCttgtatatttttagtaaatGCTTTCTAGTTTAGGATAGTCTTAGTTAAgcttttctttccataaataggtatatcgctattctacactagTTTTGTAATTTCAATGTCTCCTGCTACcgggatgtaaatatcaaattttcttctttagggagtactagtcaatcaaaaatctacttcctaccaaattgccttcttattgcttgttgttgctttcttgTGAACGACTCTTGCCTTCACTTCACTAACAAGCCCGTGTGTGTCGATCGAGACTAGGATTCCGACACTCACAACCCGAGACCAATTACGAATGcactagtgcttgacaaacactagtgcttgacgctctcgcttGCATTCTTGTCGAGTGTTTAGACAAGGGTGCGCGTCACGCCCCGACTCAAAGTTTCGGATCGTGACACGTTGGGAGTTCGGGGGTAGTAGATTATTGTGGtaggtggtgtgtgtgtgtgtgtgtgtgtgtgtgtgagagaGAGAGGGCCTTAGGGGTAGTAAGTGGCAAGTGAGTGAGTAAAGGTTGTGGTGGATATAAAGGTGGAGGTAAGTGAGCTTGGAGGCTGGAGTAGGGGTGTTGAAGATTTGGGGGTTGATCTGATTGTCAACGTTAGAATCCTACGGAGTAACTCACTACATGGAGTTGCTAATATGTCTAGCATCGGAGTAAATTAGTGTTTTAGTCCCTTCATATTTGCCAAATAAGGAAAGTTCTCTAATGAGAGAAATAAAAAGATGTGGACCAAAATGGAATGTGGGAAGAACAATATGATGTGGAGGGAGTACCTTCTTTCGTGCTCTACGGCAACCAAGACTCATAACTTCTGCTACCTCTTCTAGTGTTGCTCCAATAGCTTGCCGAGACTTCTTAACTAACCCGTATCTGCCAAATAGTCAATCAGGATATCTATCACAGTAATATACCCACCAGACGCAAGAGCCAAAAAAAAAATAGCCAAGCTCCACAAATTTAGTAAATGTATCATGAAAGCAAGAGTCCTATTCTCTATATAATGATGAATTGATGAGGATTTATTTTAGTGAACAAACACAGAATTAAACAACCAATAAAAGTAGAAGGACAGTGTCAAATGAAAAAAATGCATGTTGTTGCATAACCATATGTTAAAGCTTCAACGTGTATCTGAAAATAATTGAAGTTAACTACTTTAACTACAGCCCTCTGGATATGCATAATTACTTAAAAAttaacaaggaaaagaaaaatgaCTTGTATAATTAGTAAAATTACAGCACCTTCCAAGTAACACCGCATATAAAAGGAACTTTTCAGACAAGAGGCTGTTTTGGGAGCTAATTTTCAAGTAAATGTATGAGAGAGGATAGTAAACATTGCAAGTTTTGCAACAGGAACAGCAGCACGCACAGGCCAACACTAAGAGTCTAAAATCTTAGCACAAGCATGCACACACACCAACATGCCTTGCGATCAAATAAGTTAAAATCATATAttgatattttattttattgctaATAAATCATGTCATACCTCCAAAAAGTCTCTACAGGAGTATTACTTTTCACATAGAAGTATAGAACATACGCAACATTAAACACGTGATCA contains the following coding sequences:
- the LOC141653158 gene encoding hydroxyproline O-galactosyltransferase GALT6-like; translation: MMKRGGKMETFVGITRARSVQILALFGFLYMIFMTFEVPFVLRNVSDDTSVDVSFQNDAFVRSQLPLDSEEELQEKEAPIRPLNEPLRVPLPSSVSPKPQRRMREYKTISGLIFDWRALNSSEKDGFSGLHKSAIMAFQLGENLWEELKSGKVRIELEKSNQNRTELPCPNSVSLSGNEFLEKGKVMVLPCGMTLGSHITLVAKPRIAHAEHDPKISLLREGDQSVLISQFRMELIGLKTVDGEDPPRILHFNPRLKGDWSGKPVIEQNTCYRQQWGTSVRCEGWKSNSEVETVDGLVKCEKWIRDDDSHAEESRSTWWLSRLLSRPKKVTMDWPFPFAEDKLFVMTLSAGLEGYHVNVDGRHVTSFAYRTGFSLEDATGLTLDGDIDLHSVFAASLPSSHPNFSPQRHLEMSRRWQAPALPNDTVELFIGILSAGNHFAERMAVRKSWMQHRLIKNSKVVARFFVALHTRNEVNVELKKEADFFGDIVVVPYMDNYDLVVVKTVAICEYGVRTVAAKYVMKCDDDTFVRVDAILREANKVPDNKSLYVGNINYYHKPLRHGKWAVTYEEWPEEDYPPYANGPGYILSSDIANFIVSEFEKHKLRLFKMEDVSMGMWVERFNSSRAVEYVHSLKYCQFGCIEDYYTAHYQSPKQMICLWNKLQQVGRAVCCNMR